The following proteins are co-located in the Leishmania major strain Friedlin complete genome, chromosome 30 genome:
- a CDS encoding putative RNA-binding protein, with the protein MSLQNLFVAKLPRNISDADLLHIFSDFEPSSAKIMLDAATGKSKGFGFVLFDEEEKGAKAYKALNRKMTRACGHSFTLVIYPSNHNGKIFTEESNALYIRNIPISIGQEKMERFLRTFGNLIYFAMREDHYGNPVWVVYAEYETVDDAKNALAKLHGNNTYFHGSVPILAKFEDSDDAKKERRRRRDGMQTHAPNSGCIFPPPHSHHENSGSLHTASTTLSSESIVSSGHGGSSNRTVESKTSSKSTAGPRRSGTGGIAAAVPLLTPASAPPPFLPAMTDVAQNTPTAAFSMPQQLLQSTPGYFYTLGESGQQIFVPASSFSSSMPPYNFAPATQSAPLLLLNPPMQTTDAVAKPNFSLLNPAANATVVLMENGLHYMLTPEAMNINCEPFSSPTSAYGPMLAGSQPKSLLGMSSSQATYTNGSACSINSFGPCLDALYTDPLHVVPLRCDAEDEVLGEASIAGPNTEDTARVHALQRASTEGSVITGQRGLGVGW; encoded by the coding sequence ATGTCTCTCCAGAACTTGTTTGTGGCCAAACTGCCGCGCAACATTAGCGATGCGGACCTCCTCCATATCTTCAGCGATTTTGAACCCTCCAGTGCTAAGATTATGCTGGACGCCGCGACCGGCAAGAGCAAGGGATTTGGTTTTGTGCTcttcgacgaggaggagaagggtgCCAAGGCGTACAAAGCACTGAACCGTAAGATGACACGCGCGTGTGGGCACAGTTTCACGCTGGTGATCTACCCCTCCAACCACAATGGCAAGATCTTCACCGAAGAGAGCAACGCACTGTATATCCGCAATATCCCGATCAGCATCGGCCAGGAAAAGATGGAGCGCTTCCTGAGGACCTTCGGCAACTTGATCTACTTTGCCATGCGTGAGGACCATTACGGCAATCCCGTGTGGGTCGTCTACGCCGAGTACGAGACCGTCGATGATGCCAAGAATGCTCTAGCGAAGCTCCACGGCAACAATACCTATTTCCACGGCTCGGTGCCGATCCTCGCCAAGTTCGAGGACAGCGATGATGCCAagaaggagcggcggcgccgtcgtgacGGCATGCAGACACACGCTCCGAACAGCGGGTGCATCTTTCCGCCACCGCACAGCCACCACGAGAACTCTGGATCGCTTCACACCGCTTCCACGACGCTGAGCAGCGAGAGTATCGTTTCTAGCGGtcacggcggcagctcgaACAGGACGGTGGAGTCGAAAACGTCTTCTAAGAGCACGGCCGGTCCgcgtcgcagcggcaccggtggcatcgctgccgccgtgccgctcCTGACACCTGCGagtgcgccaccgccgttcCTGCCTGCAATGACGGACGTGGCGCAGAACACTCCGACGGCGGCCTTTTCcatgccgcagcagctgctccagtcGACGCCAGGCTACTTTTACACGCTTGGCGAGAGCGGACAGCAGATTTTCGTTCCTGCGTCAtccttcagctcctcgaTGCCGCCCTACAACTTTGCCCCCGCCACGCAGTCGGCACCccttctgctgctgaacCCACCGATGCAGACAACGGATGCTGTGGCCAAGCCGAACTTTTCCCTGCTGAATCCCGCCGCGAACGCGACCGTGGTGCTCATGGAGAATGGGCTGCACTACATGCTGACTCCTGAAGCCATGAACATAAACTGCGAGCCATTCTCGTCTCCGACGTCGGCTTATGGACCGATGCTGGCTGGCTCGCAGCCGAAGAGCCTGTTGGGTATGAGCAGCAGCCAAGCAACCTACACGAACGGATCCGCTTGCTCGATAAACTCCTTCGGCCCATGCCTTGATGCTCTCTATACAGACCCACTTCACGTCGTGCCTCTCCGCTGCGACGCTGAAGATGAGGTTCTCGGCGAGGCAAGCATCGCAGGCCCCAACACCGAAGACACCGCTCGTGTTCAcgctctgcagcgcgcgaGCACCGAGGGAAGCGTGATCACCGGCCAACGGGGATTAGGAGTGGGCTGGTAG